From a single Fulvivirga ulvae genomic region:
- a CDS encoding DUF4382 domain-containing protein translates to MKVLNAWAAVLLSLLIFTACNEDDEEPVNTREAEGTGKASIYLTDAPVDNQEISAVFISITGVEAKGPEGWINLSNFDEPVSIDLLSYQNGESFLLTEEQIAAGTYTEVRLNLNIQENGGTTDAQGSYIQFKDGSKKVLYTPGGEQTGYKAIGGFTVPENGSASITLDFDVRKALVAAGKEDKYLLKPAIRLVANGDAGTIEGKLSGTEAFNRVVAFVYQNGAFSESEMDAPTQGNVRFANAISSSMVDQNQEFTLAYLNTGTYDVYFAMFDEQGEFLNLLGSYSNVKVGAQTKANISIKLNELL, encoded by the coding sequence ATGAAAGTATTAAATGCGTGGGCTGCAGTGTTATTATCATTATTGATATTCACTGCGTGTAATGAAGACGACGAGGAGCCGGTAAATACCCGGGAAGCAGAAGGGACAGGGAAAGCAAGCATTTACCTGACTGATGCTCCTGTTGATAATCAGGAGATATCTGCAGTCTTTATATCTATAACAGGTGTGGAAGCCAAAGGTCCGGAAGGATGGATCAACTTAAGTAACTTTGATGAGCCTGTTTCCATTGATCTTTTGAGTTATCAAAACGGTGAATCGTTTTTACTAACCGAAGAACAAATTGCCGCCGGTACCTATACCGAGGTGCGCCTCAACCTGAACATTCAGGAAAACGGAGGAACCACAGATGCTCAGGGATCATATATCCAATTTAAAGACGGAAGCAAAAAAGTGCTCTATACTCCAGGTGGTGAACAGACCGGATACAAAGCCATTGGAGGTTTTACAGTACCTGAAAACGGAAGTGCTTCAATTACTCTGGATTTTGATGTTCGCAAGGCGCTGGTTGCCGCAGGCAAAGAAGATAAATACTTGCTGAAACCTGCGATACGATTAGTCGCCAATGGGGATGCCGGTACTATTGAAGGAAAATTATCCGGAACGGAAGCTTTCAACCGTGTTGTGGCTTTTGTATATCAGAATGGCGCATTTAGCGAAAGTGAAATGGACGCACCAACACAGGGCAATGTAAGGTTTGCCAATGCCATTTCCAGCAGTATGGTGGATCAGAACCAGGAATTCACCCTGGCCTACCTCAATACAGGAACTTACGATGTATATTTTGCCATGTTTGATGAACAGGGAGAGTTTTTAAACCTTTTGGGCAGCTATAGCAATGTTAAAGTAGGGGCACAGACTAAAGCTAACATTTCAATCAAACTGAACGAACTTCTTTAA
- a CDS encoding RNA polymerase sigma factor, which yields MSDSICRESNYQNIYRSNANKLRNFLYYRCGDIDKAEDLMHEAFIKLWENCKKVVLEKAKAFLFTIANRMFLNEVEHNKVVLSFAKDYKHKENHQNPEYILEEKEFKQLLEKAISDLPASQREVFLMSRVDKMSFQEIADIQGVSLSAVHKKMYKAMDKLKEQVDILKNRKI from the coding sequence GTGAGTGATTCAATTTGCCGTGAAAGCAACTATCAAAATATTTACCGTTCTAATGCTAATAAGTTAAGAAACTTCCTTTATTATCGTTGCGGTGATATAGATAAGGCTGAAGATCTTATGCACGAAGCTTTTATAAAGCTTTGGGAGAACTGTAAAAAGGTAGTTTTGGAGAAGGCCAAGGCCTTTCTGTTTACAATTGCCAATCGCATGTTCTTAAATGAAGTTGAACACAATAAGGTAGTATTATCCTTTGCCAAGGACTATAAGCACAAGGAAAACCACCAAAACCCCGAGTATATTTTGGAGGAAAAGGAATTTAAGCAATTACTTGAAAAGGCCATATCTGATCTGCCGGCATCTCAGCGAGAGGTATTTCTCATGAGTCGTGTTGACAAAATGTCTTTCCAGGAAATAGCTGATATACAAGGGGTAAGCCTTAGTGCAGTACATAAAAAGATGTACAAAGCCATGGATAAGCTTAAGGAGCAGGTTGACATATTAAAAAACAGAAAAATTTAA
- a CDS encoding aspartate kinase has protein sequence MFIYKFGGTSVGMPERMHKVSGLITADKESKIVVLSAVSGTTNSLVEIGELLLSRKQDEAKSKVASLKKHYKDFIEGLFSTVEGKQKGVEIIEKYFAEINALALIPDFNQGNNKTILAYGEILSTNLFHQYLLESGISNILLPALDFMTIDQDGEPEIEEISKKLKKILSDSPGELYITQGFICRNHEGKTDNLQRGGSDYTASIIGAAIHADEVQIWTDIDGMHNNDPRIVENTFPIRELTFDEAAELAYFGAKILHPSSILPAQKYGIPVRLKSTIDHEAPGTVISNISGDVDVKAIAAKGGITAIKIKSTRMLLAHGFLRRIFEIFEKYKTSIDMITTSEVAVSVTIDQPRFLDQIVEELNHFGVVEIDQNQTIICIVGSMVSAKKGVLKRIFTSVSDIPVRMVSYGGSKNNISMLIDSGYTSEILKALNKGLFE, from the coding sequence ATGTTTATCTACAAATTTGGAGGAACTTCAGTAGGCATGCCAGAGCGCATGCACAAAGTGTCTGGCCTTATCACGGCTGATAAGGAATCGAAAATCGTTGTATTATCCGCGGTTTCCGGCACTACCAATTCACTGGTAGAGATCGGAGAATTGTTATTATCGCGAAAGCAGGATGAGGCCAAATCTAAGGTAGCAAGCTTAAAGAAACATTATAAGGATTTTATCGAAGGTCTGTTTAGCACAGTTGAAGGCAAACAAAAAGGTGTAGAGATCATCGAAAAATACTTTGCCGAAATAAATGCGTTAGCGCTTATCCCTGATTTCAACCAGGGAAACAATAAGACTATACTAGCTTATGGCGAAATATTATCCACCAACCTGTTTCATCAATACCTGCTGGAGTCTGGTATTTCGAATATACTCTTGCCAGCACTGGATTTCATGACCATTGATCAGGACGGTGAACCTGAAATTGAAGAGATATCGAAAAAGCTAAAGAAGATATTATCCGATAGCCCAGGTGAACTTTATATCACTCAGGGCTTTATTTGCAGAAACCATGAAGGTAAGACAGATAACCTACAGCGTGGAGGAAGTGACTATACAGCTTCGATTATAGGCGCCGCTATTCATGCCGATGAAGTACAGATCTGGACCGATATTGATGGCATGCACAACAATGATCCGCGAATAGTAGAAAATACTTTTCCCATTCGTGAGCTGACATTTGATGAGGCAGCTGAGTTGGCATACTTCGGAGCGAAAATATTGCATCCTTCCTCAATATTACCTGCCCAAAAGTACGGTATTCCCGTAAGGTTAAAGAGCACTATAGACCACGAAGCACCTGGTACTGTCATCAGCAATATCAGTGGGGATGTTGATGTAAAAGCCATAGCCGCAAAAGGAGGTATAACTGCTATTAAAATAAAATCGACCAGAATGCTACTGGCTCATGGTTTCCTGAGAAGGATATTTGAAATTTTTGAGAAGTACAAAACTTCAATTGACATGATCACGACTTCAGAGGTTGCGGTATCAGTTACTATTGATCAGCCAAGATTCCTTGATCAGATTGTTGAGGAGTTAAATCATTTTGGTGTAGTAGAGATAGACCAAAACCAAACCATTATCTGCATAGTGGGTAGTATGGTATCCGCAAAAAAAGGAGTTTTAAAAAGAATATTCACTTCTGTTTCGGATATTCCCGTAAGAATGGTTTCTTATGGAGGAAGTAAAAATAATATATCTATGCTTATAGATTCAGGGTATACTTCTGAAATATTAAAGGCATTAAACAAGGGGCTTTTTGAATAG
- a CDS encoding FecR family protein: MSNSGYDKEKLLRLINNELGDDELHKLSADPDFQKYKAILNEVDSWKLPELDIAASYDRLKNKKTKTPAKTINWYQTNVFRMAAVLLLLATALTYFIVSGNSVVTYETGVAEMEEITLPDGSVIHLGASSQLSYNKDTWEETREIHLKGTSHFDVMHKDGAPFKVHFKLGTAEVLGTAFEVKSFEDFASVMCYDGKVKVNASDSTITLIRGRGARVRGRGLRGFEFQNHNWSQTITRFDSAPLSAVFTTMEAQFDIRIKADEIDITRTFTGSYSLQDVDLALKAVCNPMNISYEKNGNTVTLQ, from the coding sequence ATGAGCAATTCCGGATACGATAAAGAAAAATTACTCCGCTTAATTAATAATGAATTAGGCGATGATGAGCTGCATAAGCTTAGTGCTGACCCGGATTTCCAAAAGTACAAGGCTATACTTAATGAAGTAGACAGCTGGAAGCTGCCAGAGTTAGATATTGCAGCAAGCTATGACAGGTTAAAGAATAAAAAGACCAAAACCCCTGCAAAAACTATTAACTGGTATCAGACCAATGTATTTAGAATGGCTGCCGTACTCCTGCTACTGGCAACCGCGTTAACTTATTTTATTGTTTCCGGCAATTCTGTTGTTACTTATGAAACCGGGGTTGCAGAGATGGAAGAAATCACTTTACCTGACGGATCGGTTATACATCTGGGTGCCTCATCACAACTGTCATATAATAAAGATACCTGGGAAGAGACGAGAGAAATACACCTTAAAGGAACCAGCCATTTTGATGTAATGCATAAAGACGGCGCCCCATTTAAGGTCCACTTCAAGTTGGGAACTGCAGAGGTATTGGGAACTGCCTTTGAGGTCAAAAGTTTTGAAGATTTTGCATCAGTGATGTGCTACGATGGTAAGGTTAAAGTTAATGCAAGCGATAGCACAATAACCCTTATCCGAGGACGAGGAGCAAGAGTAAGAGGACGAGGATTAAGAGGTTTCGAATTTCAAAACCATAATTGGTCACAAACTATAACAAGGTTTGATAGCGCCCCACTATCTGCCGTTTTCACTACAATGGAGGCACAGTTTGACATCCGGATCAAAGCTGATGAAATAGATATAACAAGGACATTTACAGGCAGTTATTCATTACAAGATGTTGATCTTGCGTTGAAAGCTGTATGTAATCCGATGAACATTAGCTATGAGAAAAATGGAAATACTGTTACTTTGCAGTAA
- a CDS encoding TonB-dependent receptor plug domain-containing protein: MAKKYVLLFFLFSVALKAICQHSSVSLKTAIGQLEKKHSVTFSYADDLAERLQVSFEADASLKEQLADISNQTGLAFSEAGKGAYLITLASHHFCAQIVNSGTAMPMEGAQIILNNNLTNIISDENGYAKFDGKLTFQDTVSIQYFGFDTKKITAGSLLGDKCPRVELTFGETTLREIVITSYITSGIDFSNEDHSFIINTNDLSLLPGETDGDILLAIKTLPGISSPNGKAGNLHTRGSTTDQTLVLFDNIPIYHKGHYFGTISPYNPIAVDQVEVYRSGYGPDLGGRVGGAIKLESRKSVPDSARFGVGINTYYGSAFFEVPVSKKLGVSGSVRSTYNGEWQSPKLEALNELALQNSIMNRAEENIDMEVLNSSFTFYDLNFSSNYKLKEGNISMSFLAIDNLQEGSVLNKTRNSVQGLDNSLKNNGVNTDWSQYWSPKFNTTVSATYSDYEVRLLITQNPANNPAYIPNLFEQRIKDFYVNAEGNILLNQERNSNLNLGYQVNRHAIDGFVYSNRPNRPEVSIDTHNEAYLHSFFINHQTTLFRKLTVNSGIRNNYYTPLEYFRVEPRLFLNWKLKNNFSVKSSYGLYSQYITQYVYFDFEDSKIENLTWELASNERPVIKSTQWMLGSIWRPGNFVLDFEFYHKNIFDLSTLKSDKRPTDPDRSAIGDLEVYGVDVLLKKKWNKLDTWISYSYAYTDMYFQDLNLLSFETYYDQPHTLNINATLPYKNWSFSIGWQYQSGVPFYTNNTFFPVPGEGGNQQPDQPVTAQKNEGRFPVQHQLDLAVVYKFPKRVKSWNGSIGLSLLNAYDRENFVAENYLTFGPNTSLEQQYAIGFAPNIMLNIRW; this comes from the coding sequence ATGGCTAAAAAATATGTACTACTCTTTTTCCTATTTTCAGTAGCTCTGAAAGCAATCTGCCAACACAGCAGTGTATCCCTAAAAACCGCTATTGGTCAACTGGAGAAAAAGCATAGCGTAACATTTTCCTATGCCGATGACCTGGCAGAAAGGCTTCAGGTTTCCTTTGAAGCAGATGCATCTCTTAAAGAGCAGTTGGCAGACATTTCAAATCAAACCGGACTGGCTTTCAGCGAAGCCGGCAAAGGCGCCTATCTGATAACCCTAGCCTCCCATCACTTTTGTGCCCAAATAGTGAACAGCGGAACTGCTATGCCTATGGAGGGTGCGCAGATCATATTGAACAATAACCTGACCAACATTATATCCGATGAAAATGGTTATGCAAAATTTGACGGAAAGCTAACTTTTCAGGACACAGTCAGTATTCAATACTTTGGTTTTGACACTAAGAAAATAACCGCCGGAAGCTTGCTAGGTGATAAATGCCCAAGGGTAGAGCTGACCTTTGGAGAAACCACACTCCGGGAAATAGTAATTACCAGCTATATCACTTCCGGGATTGACTTTTCCAATGAAGACCACAGCTTTATTATTAATACTAATGACCTTTCTTTGCTTCCCGGCGAAACAGACGGTGATATATTACTGGCTATTAAAACCCTGCCAGGGATATCTTCCCCGAATGGAAAAGCGGGCAATCTGCATACACGGGGAAGCACTACGGATCAGACACTGGTGCTTTTTGACAATATTCCTATCTACCATAAAGGTCACTACTTTGGTACTATCTCTCCTTACAACCCAATTGCCGTCGACCAGGTAGAGGTATACAGAAGCGGTTATGGCCCGGATCTTGGTGGCAGGGTTGGAGGGGCTATAAAGTTGGAAAGCCGCAAATCCGTACCAGACTCTGCGCGATTTGGTGTGGGCATCAACACTTACTATGGCTCTGCCTTTTTTGAAGTACCCGTGAGCAAAAAACTTGGAGTTTCCGGATCAGTCAGGTCTACCTATAATGGAGAATGGCAATCACCTAAACTTGAAGCACTTAATGAGCTTGCCTTACAAAATTCCATTATGAACCGTGCGGAAGAAAATATAGACATGGAAGTACTTAACAGCAGTTTCACTTTTTATGATCTGAATTTCAGTTCTAACTATAAGTTGAAAGAAGGTAATATATCCATGAGTTTTCTGGCTATTGACAATTTACAGGAGGGAAGTGTATTAAACAAAACGCGTAACTCAGTACAAGGTCTTGATAACTCATTAAAAAATAATGGGGTAAACACCGATTGGTCACAGTATTGGAGCCCAAAGTTTAATACCACCGTATCCGCCACATACTCAGACTATGAGGTGAGATTACTAATAACGCAAAACCCGGCAAACAACCCTGCATATATTCCAAACTTATTTGAGCAGCGTATAAAGGATTTTTATGTAAATGCAGAAGGAAATATACTGCTGAATCAGGAAAGAAACAGCAACCTTAACCTGGGTTATCAGGTGAACCGGCATGCTATCGATGGTTTTGTTTACTCCAACAGGCCCAACCGTCCTGAAGTATCCATCGATACACATAATGAAGCCTACCTGCACTCATTCTTTATCAATCATCAAACTACTCTTTTTAGGAAACTAACTGTAAATAGTGGTATTAGAAATAACTACTACACTCCACTGGAATACTTCAGGGTGGAGCCAAGATTGTTTTTAAACTGGAAATTGAAAAACAACTTTTCTGTTAAATCAAGTTATGGTCTGTATAGCCAATACATTACCCAATATGTCTATTTCGACTTTGAAGACAGCAAAATTGAAAATTTAACATGGGAATTGGCCTCCAATGAGAGACCCGTAATTAAAAGTACGCAATGGATGCTTGGCTCTATCTGGAGGCCGGGAAATTTCGTGCTGGATTTCGAGTTCTATCATAAGAATATATTTGATTTATCTACTCTCAAATCAGACAAGAGACCCACGGATCCTGACCGATCTGCCATAGGAGATCTTGAAGTTTATGGCGTGGATGTGCTATTAAAGAAAAAGTGGAATAAGTTAGATACGTGGATCAGCTACAGTTATGCTTACACTGATATGTACTTTCAGGATCTGAACCTTCTTTCTTTTGAAACTTATTATGACCAACCGCATACGCTAAATATAAATGCCACACTGCCATACAAAAACTGGAGCTTCTCCATAGGCTGGCAATATCAATCAGGTGTTCCTTTTTATACCAACAATACTTTTTTCCCTGTTCCGGGAGAAGGTGGTAATCAGCAGCCTGACCAACCGGTAACTGCTCAAAAAAATGAAGGAAGATTTCCTGTTCAACACCAACTAGACCTCGCGGTTGTATATAAATTTCCTAAGAGGGTCAAATCGTGGAATGGCTCAATTGGCCTTTCGCTGCTTAATGCTTACGACAGGGAAAATTTTGTTGCAGAAAATTACCTTACTTTCGGCCCAAATACTTCTCTGGAGCAGCAATACGCCATTGGGTTTGCCCCTAACATTATGCTAAATATTCGGTGGTGA
- the dnaK gene encoding molecular chaperone DnaK codes for MGKIIGIDLGTTNSCVAVMEGNEPVVIPNSEGRRTTPSIVAFLEDGKGERKVGDPAKRQAITNPHNTISSVKRFMGKKYSEVSEERKTVSYTLEKGNNDTVRVKIGDRHYTPQEISAMILQKMKSTAEDYLGTEIKEAVITVPAYFNDAERHATKEAGQIAGLEVKRIINEPTAAALAYGLDKKDKDMKIAVYDLGGGTFDISILELGDGVFEVKSTNGDVHLGGDDFDQVIINWLADEFKNDENVDLRKDPMALQRLKEAAEKAKIELSSSTETEINLPYIMPVDGVPKHLVRKLTRAKFEQLSDDLVRRSMDPCKTALKDAGLSASDIDEVILVGGSTRIPKIQEEVEKFFGRKPSKGVNPDEVVAIGAAIQGGVLTGEVKDVLLLDVTPLSLGIETMGGVFTKLIESNTTIPSKKSEVFSTAADNQPSVEIHVLQGERSMAKDNRTIGRFHLDGIPPAPRGVPQIEVTFDIDANGIMNVSAKDKGTGKEQKIRIEASSGLTDEEIEKMKQEAQANAEADKNAKEKIDKINSADSLIFQTEKQLKEYGEKLSEGNKTKINEALEELKKAHQSQDVAAIDKAMESLNKAWEGAAQEMYAASGADQAGGAAGAEAGGQAEAGSDSDVSDVEFEEVDDNNKK; via the coding sequence ATGGGAAAAATTATTGGAATTGACTTAGGAACAACCAACTCTTGTGTTGCCGTGATGGAGGGGAATGAGCCTGTGGTAATCCCAAATAGCGAAGGTAGACGAACAACGCCTTCGATTGTCGCTTTTCTCGAAGATGGAAAAGGCGAGCGAAAGGTGGGAGATCCTGCGAAAAGGCAAGCTATAACCAATCCTCACAATACTATCAGCTCCGTAAAGAGGTTTATGGGTAAAAAGTACAGTGAGGTAAGTGAGGAGCGTAAGACCGTTTCGTATACTCTTGAAAAAGGTAACAATGATACCGTAAGGGTTAAAATCGGAGACAGACATTATACACCTCAGGAGATATCAGCTATGATCCTTCAGAAAATGAAGTCTACGGCTGAGGACTATCTGGGCACTGAAATTAAGGAAGCGGTAATTACCGTACCGGCTTATTTCAACGATGCAGAGCGTCATGCTACTAAAGAAGCTGGTCAGATTGCCGGGCTTGAAGTAAAAAGGATCATTAACGAGCCTACAGCTGCGGCTTTGGCTTATGGTCTTGATAAAAAAGATAAGGATATGAAAATCGCAGTGTATGACCTTGGTGGTGGTACATTTGATATCTCAATCCTTGAGCTTGGAGACGGAGTATTTGAAGTAAAATCTACCAACGGTGATGTTCACCTGGGAGGTGATGATTTTGACCAGGTAATTATCAACTGGCTTGCAGATGAATTTAAGAATGATGAGAACGTAGATCTTAGAAAAGATCCTATGGCTCTTCAAAGGTTGAAAGAAGCTGCTGAGAAAGCTAAAATAGAGCTATCAAGCTCTACTGAAACTGAAATCAACTTACCATACATCATGCCTGTAGATGGCGTGCCTAAACACTTGGTAAGAAAACTTACAAGAGCAAAATTTGAGCAACTTTCTGATGACCTGGTTAGAAGGTCGATGGATCCTTGCAAGACTGCTCTTAAAGATGCCGGACTTAGTGCTTCTGACATCGATGAAGTGATCCTGGTGGGAGGTTCTACAAGAATCCCTAAGATTCAGGAAGAAGTTGAAAAATTCTTCGGAAGAAAACCTTCAAAAGGTGTAAACCCTGACGAAGTAGTGGCTATAGGTGCTGCAATCCAGGGCGGTGTACTTACAGGAGAAGTTAAAGATGTACTTCTACTTGACGTTACTCCACTTTCTTTGGGTATTGAAACTATGGGTGGTGTCTTCACAAAATTAATTGAGTCCAACACTACAATTCCTTCAAAGAAATCTGAAGTGTTCTCAACTGCTGCTGATAACCAGCCTTCCGTGGAGATCCACGTATTGCAAGGTGAGCGATCAATGGCCAAAGATAACAGAACGATCGGAAGGTTCCACCTTGATGGAATTCCACCTGCTCCAAGAGGAGTACCTCAAATTGAAGTAACATTCGATATTGATGCCAACGGTATCATGAACGTTTCTGCCAAGGATAAAGGTACAGGGAAAGAGCAAAAGATCAGAATCGAGGCTTCTTCAGGTTTAACTGATGAAGAAATCGAAAAAATGAAGCAGGAAGCTCAGGCTAATGCTGAAGCTGATAAAAATGCGAAAGAGAAGATTGACAAGATCAACTCTGCCGATTCACTTATCTTCCAGACTGAAAAGCAGTTGAAAGAGTATGGTGAAAAACTTTCTGAGGGTAACAAGACCAAGATCAACGAGGCCCTTGAGGAGTTGAAGAAAGCACATCAGTCTCAGGATGTAGCTGCCATAGACAAAGCTATGGAAAGCCTTAACAAAGCCTGGGAAGGGGCAGCTCAGGAAATGTACGCTGCCTCTGGTGCTGACCAGGCTGGTGGTGCTGCAGGAGCTGAAGCTGGAGGTCAGGCCGAAGCCGGATCAGACAGTGATGTATCTGATGTAGAATTTGAAGAAGTAGATGACAATAATAAAAAGTAA
- a CDS encoding peptide chain release factor 3 produces the protein MALKEEIAKRRTFGIISHPDAGKTTLTEKLLLFGGAIQTAGAVKSNKIKMHARSDWMEIEKQRGISVATSVMGFNYNGKKINLLDTPGHQDFAEDTYRTLTAVDSVIMVIDCVKGVEIQTEKLMEVCRMRKTPVICFINKLDREGRDPYDLLDEIEEKLNIKVRPLSWPISMGKTFKGVYSLYNKTLHLFQPSKTKVEKDGETIEDINDPVIDKEVGESYANQLREDVELIEGVYPEFDVNEYLAGNVAPVFFGSAVNNFGVKELLDCFIELAPAPLSRETEERIIAPDENKFSGFIFKIHANMDPNHRNRIAFIRVCAGKFERGANYYHVRSDKKIRFSNVTAFMAQEKELVDEAWPGDIVGLYDTGNLKIGDTITEGEKGIYKGIPSFSPEIFKEVVNKDAMKTKQLEKGLNQLMEEGVAQLFSYQLGSRKVVGTVGALQFEVIQHRLKHEYGASCDFMPMNLYKACWISSNDKKKLNAFVDSKYRHIAKDKDGKLVFMAESRAWLTMVQDNFPDIEFHFTSEF, from the coding sequence ATGGCATTGAAAGAAGAAATTGCAAAGAGAAGGACATTTGGAATCATCAGTCACCCGGATGCAGGAAAAACTACACTGACAGAAAAGCTCCTGCTTTTTGGCGGTGCGATACAAACTGCCGGGGCTGTAAAATCGAATAAGATAAAAATGCATGCCCGCTCTGACTGGATGGAGATAGAGAAACAAAGAGGTATATCAGTGGCCACCTCCGTCATGGGGTTTAATTATAATGGGAAGAAAATAAACCTGCTGGATACCCCTGGTCACCAGGATTTTGCTGAGGACACCTACCGTACGCTCACAGCTGTAGATAGTGTGATCATGGTGATAGATTGTGTTAAAGGTGTGGAGATTCAGACCGAGAAGCTAATGGAAGTATGTCGCATGCGGAAAACGCCGGTGATATGCTTTATTAATAAACTAGACAGAGAAGGCCGTGATCCATACGATCTGCTTGATGAAATTGAAGAGAAGCTGAATATTAAAGTCAGACCTTTAAGCTGGCCCATAAGTATGGGTAAGACATTCAAAGGTGTTTATAGCCTGTATAATAAAACCCTGCACCTTTTCCAACCTAGCAAAACCAAAGTCGAAAAGGATGGAGAAACCATTGAGGATATTAATGACCCGGTTATTGACAAGGAAGTGGGTGAAAGCTATGCCAACCAGCTCCGCGAAGATGTAGAGCTAATTGAAGGGGTGTATCCTGAGTTTGATGTTAATGAATATCTGGCGGGAAATGTTGCTCCCGTATTTTTTGGAAGTGCAGTTAACAATTTTGGAGTAAAGGAGCTTTTGGATTGCTTTATTGAGCTGGCTCCGGCCCCATTATCGAGAGAGACAGAAGAAAGGATTATTGCGCCTGACGAAAACAAATTTTCAGGATTTATCTTCAAGATACATGCAAATATGGATCCTAATCACAGAAACAGGATCGCTTTTATACGTGTGTGCGCCGGAAAGTTTGAAAGAGGTGCTAATTATTACCATGTGCGTTCCGATAAAAAGATCCGTTTTTCTAATGTCACAGCTTTTATGGCTCAGGAGAAGGAACTGGTGGATGAAGCCTGGCCAGGAGATATTGTTGGCCTGTATGACACCGGTAACTTAAAAATAGGAGATACCATTACTGAGGGTGAAAAAGGAATCTATAAAGGTATACCCAGCTTCTCACCTGAGATATTCAAAGAAGTGGTAAACAAAGATGCTATGAAGACCAAGCAATTGGAGAAAGGCCTCAACCAGTTGATGGAAGAAGGTGTGGCCCAATTGTTCTCTTATCAGCTTGGCTCAAGAAAAGTAGTAGGTACTGTTGGTGCACTTCAGTTTGAGGTAATCCAGCATCGTTTAAAGCATGAGTACGGAGCTTCGTGCGATTTCATGCCCATGAACCTGTATAAGGCCTGTTGGATAAGTAGCAATGACAAGAAGAAGCTTAATGCCTTTGTAGATTCAAAATATAGACATATAGCTAAGGATAAAGATGGTAAACTTGTCTTTATGGCAGAGTCGCGTGCATGGCTTACCATGGTACAGGATAATTTCCCTGACATAGAGTTTCACTTTACATCAGAGTTTTAA
- a CDS encoding DUF4382 domain-containing protein: MKMLRMLSVVFLSALVFTACNDDDSTTNGKGKASIYITDAPIDDANVSAVVISVNRVEANGPEGWETIEEFEEPVSIDLLSYQNGEAFLLTENEMDAGTYSEVRLILNIKKKVDDQLQNEGSYIEYIDGSKEPLFVPSGAQSGYKAKGEFTIPEGGVVGITLDFDVRKAVVKAGNSGNFILKPTIRLVANQDAAMINGHFNIDSLDSAGYDKVIAFAYENDTFVESEMDEPEEGEVRFANAVTSSVVVDGDFTLAFINSGTYDLYFAAYDENGEFVELIGFYEDVTLEAGAKLELDLGLDLLN, translated from the coding sequence ATGAAAATGCTTAGAATGTTAAGTGTGGTATTTTTATCTGCATTGGTATTTACTGCCTGCAACGATGATGATAGTACCACCAATGGAAAAGGAAAGGCAAGTATCTATATCACAGATGCTCCTATTGACGACGCCAACGTATCGGCAGTAGTAATATCAGTGAACAGAGTGGAAGCCAACGGCCCGGAAGGATGGGAAACCATTGAAGAGTTTGAAGAACCAGTTTCAATAGACCTGCTCAGCTATCAAAACGGTGAGGCTTTCCTACTAACAGAAAACGAGATGGATGCCGGAACGTACAGCGAAGTACGACTTATATTAAATATTAAAAAGAAAGTGGACGATCAGCTTCAAAACGAAGGTTCATACATCGAATATATTGACGGAAGCAAAGAGCCACTTTTTGTACCAAGTGGCGCTCAGTCAGGTTATAAAGCTAAAGGAGAGTTTACTATTCCCGAAGGTGGTGTAGTAGGTATTACACTGGATTTTGACGTACGTAAGGCTGTGGTAAAGGCAGGTAACAGTGGTAATTTCATATTAAAACCCACTATTAGACTGGTTGCCAATCAGGATGCTGCGATGATCAACGGGCACTTTAACATAGACAGCCTGGATAGTGCCGGGTATGATAAAGTTATAGCCTTTGCTTATGAAAATGACACTTTCGTAGAGTCTGAAATGGACGAGCCGGAAGAAGGTGAAGTGAGGTTTGCCAATGCTGTAACCAGTAGTGTAGTGGTTGATGGTGATTTCACACTGGCCTTTATAAATTCGGGTACCTATGACCTCTATTTTGCCGCTTATGATGAAAATGGTGAATTTGTTGAATTGATCGGGTTTTATGAAGATGTGACCCTTGAAGCCGGCGCTAAATTGGAGCTCGATCTGGGGCTTGATTTATTAAATTAG